A genomic window from Salvelinus alpinus chromosome 10, SLU_Salpinus.1, whole genome shotgun sequence includes:
- the cybb gene encoding cytochrome b-245 heavy chain, which produces MGNFAANEGLSVFVILVWLGINAYLFVQFYMNFLTERWFYTRVLLGDALSWARAPAACLNFNCMLILLPVCRNLLSFLRGSIQCCSRTAARQLDRNITFHKLVAYMIAFHTAVHIIAHLFNFEWFMGAQLYRNSSSLPFVLSQIGNGDNASYLNPIRTDQTNPTIVMFTTIAGLTGVVITLALILIITSSMEVIRRSYFEVFWYTHHLFIIFFIGLVFHGFGRIVRGQTATSLLENKPSQCADQFESWGKNGTFCPKPEFAGNPPMTWKWVVGPMILYVCERLVRFYRSQQKVVITKVVMHPSKTLELQMKRKGFRMEVGQYVFMQCPCVSQLEWHPFTLTSAPEEDHFSVHIRIVGDWTQGLYEACGGDKNETQEAWKLPKMAIDGPFGTASEDVFGYEVVMLVGAGIGVTPFASVLKSVWYKHIQENQNVFTKKIYFYWLCPETQAFEWFADLLQSLEGQMTEKGMVDFLSYNIYLTRWKETEAAHFRVHHEAENDPITGLKQKTLYGKPNWDNEFTAIGTKHPEKKVGVFLCGPTQLADVLEKQCRSHSEAGVKFIFNKENF; this is translated from the exons ATGGGCAACTTTGCTGCCAACGAGGGACTTTCGGTCTTTGTCATT CTGGTATGGCTGGGAATCAACGCTTACCTGTTTGTCCAGTTCTACATGAACTTCCTTACTGAGAGATGGTTCTACACACGGGTCCTTCTTGGG GATGCCCTCTCCTGGGCCAGGGCTCCTGCAGCCTGCCTCAACTTTAACTGTATGCTTATTCTGCTGCCAGTCTGCCGGAACCTTCTGTCCTTTCTCCGCGGCTCCATtcag TGTTGCAGTCGCACAGCTGCTCGACAACTGGACAGAAACATCACCTTTCACAAGCTGGTGGCTTACATGATAGCATTTCACACAG CGGTCCACATCATCGCCCACCTGTTTAACTTTGAGTGGTTCATGGGAGCCCAGCTGTACAGGAACAGCAGCTCTCTGCCCTTTGTGCTGTCCCAGATTGGCAACGGAGACAATGCCTCCTACCTAAACCCCATCAGGACTGACCAGACC AACCCAACCATAGTGATGTTCACTACCATCGCGGGGTTAACGGGCGTGGTCATCACCTTGGCCCTCATCCTCATCATTACATCATCCATGGAGGTCATCCGCAGGTCATACTTCGAGGTTTTCTGGTACACCCATCACCTCTTCATCATCTTCTTCATCGGACTCGTATTCCACGGCTTCGG GCGAATTGTCCGAGGGCAGACCGCTACAAGTCTCCTGGAGAACAAGCCATCGCAGTGTGCAGATCAGTTTGAGTCATGGGGAAAGAACGGGACCTTCTGCCCTAAGCCAGAGTTTGCTGGGAACCCTCCTATG ACATGGAAGTGGGTGGTGGGGCCTATGAtcttgtatgtgtgtgagagactggtcCGATTCTACCGCTCCCAACAGAAGGTGGTCATCACCAAG gtggtGATGCACCCGTCCAAGACCCTGGAGCTCCAGATGAAGAGGAAGGGCTTCAGGATGGAGGTCGGCCAGTACGTCTTTATGCAGTGTCCCTGCGTCTCCCAGCTGGAGTGGCATCCCTTCACCCTCACCTCCGCCCCCGAGGAGGATCACTTCAGCGTCCACATCCGTATCGTGGGTGACTGGACCCAGGGCCTGTACGAGGCCTGCGGAGGGGACAAGAACGAGACCCAGGAGGCATGGAAACTGCCCAA AATGGCGATAGATGGCCCGTTTGGTACTGCCAGTGAGGACGTGTTCGGCTATGAGGTGGTCATGCTGGTGGGTGCTGGCATTGGGGTCACCCCCTTCGCCTCCGTCCTCAAGTCAGTGTGGTACAAACACATCCAGGAGAACCAGAACGTCTTTACCAAGAAG ATCTACTTCTATTGGCTGTGTCCTGAGACCCAGGCGTTTGAGTGGTTTGCTGACCTGCTGCAGTCTCTGGAGGGACAGATGACAGAGAAAGGCATGGTGGACTTCCTCAGCTACAACATCTACCTGACCCGCTGGAAAGAGACCGAG GCTGCTCACTTCAGAGTTCACCATGAGGCAGAGAATGACCCTATCACAGGGCTGAAGCAGAAGACTCTGTATGGGAAACCTAACTGGGACAATGAGTTTACTGCTATTGGGACAAAGCATCCAGA gaaaAAAGTAGGAGTGTTCCTGTGCGGTCCCACCCAGCTGGCTGACGTCTTGGAGAAGCAGTGCCGGTCTCATTCTGAGGCTGGTGTCAAGTTCATCTTCAACAAGGAAAACTTCTGA